The following are encoded together in the Phaseolus vulgaris cultivar G19833 chromosome 9, P. vulgaris v2.0, whole genome shotgun sequence genome:
- the LOC137822828 gene encoding 17.5 kDa class I heat shock protein-like has translation MSLIPSFFGGRRSNVFDPFSLDVWDPFKDFHFPSQLSAENSAFVNTRVDWKESPEAHVLKADIPGLKKEQVKVEIEDDNILQISGERNAEKEDKNDKWHRVERSSGKFLRKFRLPQNAKVDQVKASIENGVLTVTIPKEQVNKPDVKAVQISG, from the coding sequence ATGTCGCTTATCCCAAGTTTCTTCGGCGGTCGAAGGAGCAACGTTTTCGACCCTTTCTCTCTTGATGTGTGGGACCCATTCAAGGATTTTCATTTTCCATCTCAGCTTTCTGCTGAAAATTCTGCATTTGTGAACACCCGAGTGGATTGGAAGGAAAGCCCAGAAGCGCACGTGTTGAAGGCTGATATTCCAGGGCTGAAGAAGGAGCAAGTGAAGGTGGAGATTGAAGATGACAATATTCTTCAGATAAGCGGAGAGAGAAACGCTGAGAAAGAAGATAAGAACGATAAGTGGCACCGCGTGGAGCGTAGCAGTGGTAAGTTCTTGAGGAAGTTCAGGTTGCCACAAAATGCAAAAGTGGATCAAGTTAAAGCTTCCATCGAAAATGGGGTTCTCACTGTCACCATTCCCAAGGAACAGGTCAATAAGCCTGACGTTAAAGCCGTTCAAATCTCGGgttaa
- the LOC137822663 gene encoding aspartic proteinase Asp1, translating into MKKSANWGLFLLLLLFFTSSTSSAWFGSKHKSSSSSGRIRSDEASSSSSSPFLLNRFRSGSAVVFAVHGNVYPVGFYNVTLNIGQPPRPYFLDIDTGSDLTWLQCDAPCSRCSQTPHPLYRPSNDLVPCRHALCASLHHTDNYDCEVPHQCDYEVEYADHYSSLGVLLHDVYTLNFTNGVQLKVRMALGCGYDQIFPDPSHHPLDGMLGLGRGKTSLTSQLNSQGLVRNVVGHCLSAQGGGYIFFGEVYDSSRLTWTPMSSRDYKHYSAAGAAELIFGGKRTGVGNLHAIFDTGSSYTYFNSNAYQTLISLLRKESGGKPLKEAHGDQTLPLCWHGKRPFKSIYEVRKYFKPITLSFSSNGRSKAQFEIPPEGYLIISNMGNVCLGILNGSEVGMGDLNLIGDISMLNKVMVFDNDKQLIGWTPADCDRVPKSRDVSI; encoded by the exons ATGAAGAAATCGGCGAATTGGGGATTATTTCTGCTTCTGCTCCTCTTCTTCACCTCCTCTACTTCTTCAGCATGGTTCGGTAGCAAACACAAAAGTTCAAGCTCAAGCGGAAGGATTCGTTCCGATGAAGCCTCTTCGTCATCGTCATCACCGTTCCTACTAAACCGTTTCCGTTCCGGTTCTGCCGTGGTGTTCGCCGTTCACGGCAATGTTTACCCTGTCGG GTTTTATAATGTCACTCTCAACATCGGGCAACCACCAAGGCCATATTTTCTTGATATTGACACAGGTAGCGACCTTACGTGGCTTCAATGTGATGCCCCTTGTTCCCGTTGCTCTCAG ACACCCCATCCACTTTATAGGCCCAGCAATGACCTAGTGCCATGCAGGCATGCCCTTTGCGCATCCTTGCACCACACTGATAACTACGACTGCGAAGTTCCACATCAATGTGACTATGAAGTTGAGTATGCAGATCATTACTCATCGCTTGGTGTTCTTCTCCATGATGTCTACACTCTCAACTTTACAAATGGAGTCCAACTTAAAGTTCGTATGGCCCTTGG ATGCGGATATGATCAGATTTTTCCAGATCCTTCTCATCACCCGTTAGATGGAATGCTTGGCCTTGGCAGGGGAAAAACTAGCTTGACATCACAGCTGAACAGTCAGGGTTTGGTCCGAAATGTGGTTGGACACTGTTTGAGTGCACAGGGAGGAGGGTATATCTTTTTCGGAGAAGTTTATGATTCTTCTAGACTAACATGGACTCCAATGTCATCCAGAGATTA CAAACATTACTCAGCAGCTGGGGCAGCTGAACTCATTTTTGGAGGGAAGAGGACTGGGGTTGGAAATCTTCATGCTATTTTTGACACTGGGAGTTCTTACACCTACTTCAACTCTAATGCTTACCAAACACTAATCTCTTTG TTGAGGAAGGAATCAGGTGGAAAGCCCCTAAAAGAAGCACACGGTGATCAAACTCTCCCTCTCTGTTGGCATGGCAAAAGACCTTTCAAAAGCATATATGAAGTGAGAAAATACTTCAAGCCAATCACGCTTAGTTTCAGCAGTAATGGAAGAAGTAAAGCTCAGTTTGAAATCCCTCCTGAAggatatctaataatatct AATATGGGAAATGTTTGCTTGGGCATTCTAAACGGCTCTGAAGTAGGGATGGGTGATCTGAACCTAATAGGAG ACATATCCATGCTAAACAAAGTGATGGTATTTGACAACGATAAGCAGTTGATCGGTTGGACACCAGCAGATTGTGATCGGGTTCCAAAATCCAGAGATGTCAGCATTTGA
- the LOC137821861 gene encoding 17.5 kDa class I heat shock protein translates to MSLIPSFFGGRRSNVFDPFSLDVWDPFKDFHFPSSLSAENSAFVNTRVDWKESPEAHVLKADIPGLKKEQVKVEIEDDNILQISGERNVEKEDKNDKWHRVERSSGKFLRKFRLPQNAKVDQVKASIENGVLTVTIPKEEVNKPDVKAVQISG, encoded by the coding sequence ATGTCGCTTATCCCAAGTTTCTTCGGCGGTCGTAGGAGCAACGTTTTCGACCCTTTCTCTCTTGACGTGTGGGACCCATTCAAGGATTTTCATTTTCCTTCTTCGCTTTCCGCTGAAAATTCTGCATTTGTGAACACCCGAGTGGATTGGAAGGAAAGCCCAGAAGCGCACGTGTTGAAGGCTGATATTCCAGGGCTGAAGAAGGAGCAAGTGAAGGTGGAGATTGAAGATGACAATATTCTTCAGATAAGCGGAGAGAGAAACGTTGAGAAAGAAGATAAGAACGATAAGTGGCATCGCGTGGAGCGTAGCAGTGGTAAGTTCTTGAGGAAGTTCAGGTTGCCACAAAATGCAAAAGTGGATCAAGTTAAGGCTTCCATCGAAAATGGGGTTCTCACTGTCACCATTCCCAAGGAAGAGGTCAATAAGCCTGATGTTAAAGCCGTTCAAATCTCGGGTTAA
- the LOC137821274 gene encoding NAC transcription factor 32-like has product MKGELELPPGFRFHPTDDELVNHYLCRKCAGQPISVPIIKEVDLYKFDPWQLPEMGFYGEKEWYFFSPRDRKYPNGSRPNRAAGSGYWKATGADKPIGKPKALGIKKALVFYSGKAPKGEKTNWIMHEYRLANVDRSASKKNNNLRLDDWVLCRIYNKKGKIEKFNTGAQKMEAGFVDNFDQEMKPEIEKLRNEQLFMESSESMHRVQTESSGSEQVVSAEVRWEREVQSHPKWNDIGLQLENAFDFEYNYFDNNNLSVDDPFGNVEYQIGHVSPLQDILMEALLM; this is encoded by the exons ATGAAGGGTGAATTAGAGTTGCCACCTGGGTTCAGGTTTCACCCCACGGATGATGAATTGGTGAATCACTATCTGTGTAGAAAATGCGCTGGTCAACCAATTTCTGTTCCTATCATCAAAGAGGTCGATTTGTACAAGTTTGATCCATGGCAGCTTCCAG AAATGGGATTTTACGGCGAGAAAGAATGGTACTTCTTTTCTCCTCGGGACCGCAAATACCCCAACGGCTCACGGCCGAACCGCGCCGCCGGAAGTGGGTATTGGAAGGCCACCGGCGCCGATAAACCGATCGGAAAGCCGAAGGCGCTCGGGATCAAGAAAGCTCTGGTTTTTTACTCGGGAAAAGCCCCGAAAGGAGAGAAAACCAATTGGATCATGCACGAATATCGCCTCGCCAATGTTGACCGATCAGCCTCCAAGAAAAACAACAACCTAAGG CTTGACGATTGGGTGTTGTGTCGAATTTACAACAAGAAAGGGAAGATTGAGAAATTCAACACGGGGGCACAGAAAATGGAGGCTGGGTTTGTTGATAATTTCGATCAAGAGATGAAGCCGGAGATTGAGAAGCTTAGGAATGAGCAATTGTTTATGGAGAGTTCAGAGTCGATGCATAGAGTGCAGACGGAGTCGAGCGGTTCAGAGCAGGTGGTTTCGGCGGAGGTGAGGTGGGAGAGGGAGGTGCAGAGCCACCCCAAATGGAATGACATTGGGCTACAGCTTGAAAACGCCTTTGATTTTGAATACAATTACTTTGACAATAATAACCTTTCGGTGGATGACCCTTTTGGGAATGTTGAGTATCAAATAGGCCACGTGTCTCCCTTGCAGGACATTCTCATGGAAGCCCTGTTGATGTGA
- the LOC137821862 gene encoding uncharacterized protein, whose translation MLPLKLVRSLVLGETINHNPHHMLTQNHHTHDDDDDDSDVVDDDDEAHGTSQPHHHTRRRRRRRYKIPGLIFLPTKEIIRDTYRLATIARDLGLDLYPTPSLSHIIFSNPSSSSKPSSLTFSSSSCSLQSNAVPIPFPSLSATPLTHLRCFLTLSPRAFKIVLFSSGHHTDAAAGAVNAGNWDCGSFSLYSRFLGHRVGTMEEFCRILAGKGWSFYKTKKNPSSDQRRGGAFYLFRRVDVNRVRVGAQVDGACRVRELRLPHLDFGNAPLRILQYILVMTDDIFCLA comes from the coding sequence atgcTTCCACTAAAGCTGGTTCGTTCTCTGGTCTTAGGGGAAACCATCAACCACAACCCTCATCACATGCTAACCCAAAATCACCACACCCATGATGATGATGACGATGATAGTGACgttgttgatgatgatgatgaagccCATGGCACATCCCAACCCCACCATCAtacaagaaggagaagaaggagAAGGTACAAAATCCCAGGTTTGATATTTCTGCCAACAAAAGAGATTATTAGAGACACATATAGGCTTGCCACCATTGCAAGGGATTTGGGTTTGGACTTGTACCCTACACCATCACTCTCTCACATCATCTTCTCCAACCCATCATCTTCATCCAAACCCTCATCACTAaccttctcttcttcttcctgtTCCCTCCAAAGCAACGCCGTCCCCATTCCCTTCCCTTCCCTTTCCGCAACCCCACTCACCCACCTCCGCTGCTTCCTCACGCTCTCCCCACGCGCCTTCAAGATCGTTCTTTTCAGCTCCGGCCACCACACTGACGCCGCCGCTGGCGCCGTCAACGCCGGAAACTGGGACTGCGgctctttctctctctactcGCGGTTCCTCGGCCATCGGGTCGGCACCATGGAGGAGTTTTGTCGGATTCTCGCCGGCAAAGGTTGGAGCTTTTATAAAACCAAGAAAAACCCTTCTTCCGATCAGCGCCGCGGCGGCGCTTTCTACCTCTTCAGAAGGGTGGATGTGAACCGAGTTCGGGTTGGAGCACAGGTGGATGGGGCATGCAGAGTGAGGGAGTTGAGGCTGCCACACTTGGATTTTGGAAATGCTCCGTTGAGGATTTTGCAGTATATTTTGGTGATGACTGATGACATTTTCTGTTTGGCATGA